From one Bacteroidota bacterium genomic stretch:
- the rplX gene encoding 50S ribosomal protein L24: protein MKVISGDSKGQQGKVLEVIPADQRAIVEKVNMITKHTRPNAQNSQGGIIKQEAPVRISKLMVIDPATGKPGRVGRRLEDGKLVRYIKTKK from the coding sequence GTGAAGGTGATCAGTGGAGATTCAAAAGGTCAGCAAGGTAAAGTACTTGAAGTAATTCCTGCCGATCAGAGAGCGATCGTTGAAAAAGTGAATATGATCACCAAGCATACCCGCCCTAATGCGCAAAATTCGCAGGGAGGAATTATCAAGCAGGAAGCTCCTGTGCGTATTTCCAAACTGATGGTGATCGATCCGGCAACCGGAAAGCCCGGTAGAGTAGGCCGCCGTCTGGAAGATGGGAAACTCGTTCGTTATATAAAAACTAAGAAATAA
- the rpsE gene encoding 30S ribosomal protein S5 yields the protein MIQNSKRVKSTDTELHDKLVAVNRVTKVTKGGRAFGFAAIVVVGDEKGVVGHGLGKAKEVTDAVTKAIDDAKKNLVRIPLRKGTVPHEQDGKFGGARVFLKPAAPGTGVIAGGAMRSVLESVGITDVLAKSKGSSNPHNVVKATIDALLKMRDARAVALQRNVDLSKVFNG from the coding sequence ATGATTCAGAACAGTAAACGCGTTAAGTCAACCGATACAGAACTACACGATAAACTCGTGGCAGTAAATCGTGTTACCAAAGTGACCAAGGGCGGTCGCGCTTTTGGATTCGCTGCCATCGTGGTAGTTGGAGATGAAAAAGGTGTGGTAGGCCATGGACTTGGTAAAGCGAAAGAAGTAACCGACGCAGTGACGAAAGCCATTGACGACGCCAAGAAAAACCTGGTTCGTATTCCTTTGAGAAAAGGTACCGTGCCGCATGAACAGGATGGAAAGTTTGGTGGTGCACGTGTGTTCCTCAAGCCTGCCGCTCCCGGAACCGGAGTAATCGCCGGTGGTGCGATGCGTTCAGTGTTAGAGAGTGTAGGTATTACAGATGTATTGGCAAAATCGAAAGGTTCTTCCAATCCTCATAATGTGGTGAAAGCAACTATTGATGCATTATTGAAAATGCGCGATGCACGTGCTGTAGCACTACAAAGAAATGTTGATTTAAGTAAAGTATTTAACGGATAA
- the rpsN gene encoding 30S ribosomal protein S14 yields MSKESIKARELKRIRMVEKYAEKRKELKAAGDVVGLQKLPKNSCPVRVRNRCKLTGRPRGYIRQFGISRVMFRKLALEGKIAGVTKASW; encoded by the coding sequence ATGTCAAAAGAATCGATCAAAGCGCGTGAGTTAAAGCGCATCCGTATGGTAGAAAAGTATGCTGAAAAGCGGAAGGAGTTAAAGGCAGCCGGAGATGTTGTTGGCTTGCAAAAACTACCAAAGAATTCTTGCCCAGTACGTGTAAGAAACCGCTGTAAGCTTACCGGTCGTCCTCGTGGTTATATCCGTCAGTTCGGAATCTCCCGTGTGATGTTCAGAAAACTTGCACTGGAAGGAAAAATTGCCGGGGTAACAAAAGCAAGTTGGTAA
- the rpmC gene encoding 50S ribosomal protein L29, whose product MKQSIVKDLTTDEVREKMRDERASYTKMKMAHAVSPVENPMKLRASRRAIARLETELRKRLTQTPAAEK is encoded by the coding sequence ATGAAACAGTCCATCGTTAAGGACCTTACAACGGATGAAGTCCGTGAAAAGATGAGAGATGAGCGTGCCAGCTACACTAAGATGAAGATGGCGCATGCAGTATCTCCTGTCGAAAACCCTATGAAGCTTCGTGCTTCCCGTCGTGCGATTGCGCGTCTCGAAACCGAGCTTCGTAAACGTTTGACTCAAACCCCAGCTGCAGAAAAATAA
- the rpsC gene encoding 30S ribosomal protein S3 translates to MGQKANPIGNRLGIIRGWDSNWYGGRNYADRLVEDEKIRKYLLARLAKGGVSRIVIERTLKLITVTVHTARPGIVIGKGGAEVDKLKEEVKKLTKKDVQINIYEIKRPELDAQLVADGIARQLEARISFRRAMKQSVASTMRMGAEGIKIICAGRLGGAEIARSEQYKEGRVPLHTFRADIDYALSEALTTYGIIGIKVWICKGEVYGKRDLAPNIGIASTPKGGKERSERSDRNDRGDRGGDRGGRGGRGGSGGGGGRGKSPRG, encoded by the coding sequence ATGGGACAAAAAGCTAACCCGATTGGTAATCGTTTAGGTATCATCCGCGGATGGGATTCTAACTGGTATGGAGGAAGAAATTATGCCGACAGACTGGTGGAAGACGAAAAAATCCGCAAGTATCTTCTCGCCCGACTGGCAAAAGGCGGAGTATCGCGTATTGTTATCGAGCGTACATTGAAATTAATCACCGTAACTGTTCACACTGCACGTCCGGGTATTGTTATCGGAAAAGGCGGTGCTGAAGTAGATAAGTTGAAGGAAGAAGTAAAGAAGCTTACCAAGAAGGATGTTCAGATTAACATCTATGAAATCAAACGTCCGGAACTGGATGCACAGTTAGTAGCAGATGGTATCGCACGTCAGTTGGAAGCGAGGATTTCTTTCCGTCGTGCCATGAAGCAATCTGTTGCTTCTACCATGAGAATGGGTGCTGAAGGAATTAAAATTATTTGTGCAGGTCGCTTAGGTGGTGCAGAGATCGCACGTTCTGAGCAGTACAAAGAAGGACGTGTTCCATTGCATACTTTCCGTGCTGATATCGATTATGCCTTGTCAGAAGCATTAACAACTTACGGAATCATTGGAATTAAAGTTTGGATATGCAAAGGCGAAGTTTACGGAAAGCGTGACTTAGCTCCGAATATTGGAATAGCAAGCACACCAAAAGGCGGAAAAGAGCGCAGTGAGCGTTCTGATCGCAACGATCGCGGTGACAGAGGTGGTGACCGTGGCGGAAGAGGCGGACGTGGTGGTAGCGGAGGCGGCGGTGGTCGCGGTAAATCACCAAGAGGTTAA
- the rplV gene encoding 50S ribosomal protein L22, translated as MGARKRNVATARKAALKSVAYAKLNDCPTSPRKMRLVADMIRGKRVDMALAMLRLSTKEAAGRLEKLLLSALSNWQLKNESLKIEEQELVVKSVNVDAGRQLKRLRPAPQGRGHRIRKRSNHITLIVDNKNAFVAAENNTAN; from the coding sequence ATGGGAGCCAGAAAACGTAACGTCGCCACAGCGCGCAAAGCTGCACTCAAGAGTGTTGCATACGCTAAACTGAATGATTGTCCGACCTCACCTCGCAAGATGCGACTGGTAGCTGACATGATCCGTGGAAAAAGGGTAGACATGGCCTTGGCTATGCTTCGCCTGAGTACCAAGGAAGCAGCCGGAAGGTTGGAAAAACTATTGCTGTCGGCTTTGTCCAACTGGCAATTGAAAAATGAAAGCTTGAAAATAGAGGAGCAGGAACTAGTAGTGAAGTCAGTGAATGTTGACGCAGGACGTCAGTTGAAACGTCTTCGCCCGGCCCCGCAAGGACGCGGTCACCGTATCCGCAAGCGTTCAAACCATATTACACTTATAGTGGACAACAAAAACGCTTTTGTTGCTGCTGAAAATAATACTGCTAATTAA
- the rplR gene encoding 50S ribosomal protein L18, whose product MQEQKLIRRSKIRHRIRKAIKGTAERPRLSVFRSNKAIYAQVIDDVKGLTIVAASSRESGVDVKTNKVDQAVTVGKILAEKAKAAGISSVVFDRGGYLYHGRVKALADGAREAGLQF is encoded by the coding sequence ATTCAAGAACAAAAATTAATCCGCCGCTCTAAAATACGTCACCGTATTCGTAAAGCAATAAAAGGAACTGCTGAACGTCCACGACTTTCTGTGTTCCGTAGTAATAAAGCCATCTATGCACAGGTGATTGATGATGTGAAAGGTCTTACGATCGTAGCAGCTTCTTCACGTGAAAGTGGAGTGGATGTAAAAACAAATAAAGTAGATCAGGCGGTGACTGTCGGTAAAATTCTGGCAGAGAAAGCGAAGGCTGCGGGTATTTCTTCCGTAGTATTTGACCGTGGTGGTTACCTCTATCATGGACGAGTAAAAGCATTGGCTGATGGTGCCCGTGAAGCAGGATTACAATTTTAA
- the rplE gene encoding 50S ribosomal protein L5 yields the protein MNYEPRLKTKYRTEMVKSLRDKFQYKSVMQVPRLTKICINQGLGDAVSDKKIIESAISEMSTITGQKAVSTKSRKDISNFKLRAGVPIGARVTLRGDRMYEFLDRLIAVALPRIRDFRGVNDKGFDGRGNYTLGVTEQIIFPEIDIDKVNKIQGMDITFVTTAEKDNEALELLKEFGIPFKNQTK from the coding sequence ATGAATTACGAACCACGCCTGAAAACGAAATACCGCACCGAGATGGTTAAATCTCTGCGTGATAAGTTTCAATATAAGAGTGTAATGCAGGTACCTCGTCTGACTAAAATTTGTATCAACCAGGGTCTGGGTGATGCAGTGTCAGATAAGAAGATTATTGAATCTGCTATCAGTGAAATGTCAACCATTACAGGACAAAAGGCAGTATCTACCAAGTCCCGTAAAGATATTTCGAACTTTAAATTGCGTGCCGGTGTTCCAATCGGTGCAAGAGTGACTTTGCGCGGCGACAGAATGTATGAATTCTTAGACAGACTGATTGCAGTTGCCTTGCCTCGTATCCGTGATTTCCGCGGTGTGAATGATAAAGGCTTTGATGGACGTGGGAATTATACACTCGGTGTCACTGAACAAATCATTTTCCCTGAAATCGACATTGACAAGGTGAATAAAATTCAAGGTATGGATATCACCTTCGTGACTACTGCAGAGAAAGACAACGAAGCCCTGGAATTATTAAAAGAATTTGGTATTCCTTTTAAGAATCAAACAAAATAA
- the rpsQ gene encoding 30S ribosomal protein S17, translating into MEERGLRKERIGLVTGTKMNKSIVVSVEAREKHPMYGKFIKITKKFMAHDEKNECGVGDTVKIMETRPLSKLKRWRMVEIIEKAK; encoded by the coding sequence ATGGAAGAAAGAGGTCTAAGAAAAGAGCGTATCGGTTTAGTGACCGGTACAAAAATGAATAAGTCGATCGTGGTTTCAGTAGAAGCCAGAGAGAAGCACCCGATGTATGGTAAGTTCATCAAGATCACCAAGAAGTTTATGGCGCATGATGAAAAGAACGAATGCGGAGTGGGTGATACAGTGAAAATAATGGAAACACGACCATTGAGTAAGCTGAAACGCTGGCGCATGGTTGAGATTATTGAAAAAGCGAAATAA
- the rpsS gene encoding 30S ribosomal protein S19 encodes MSRSLKKGPFIDYKLEQRVLEMNDGKKKATIKTWSRRSMISPDFVGNTFAVHNGNKFIPVYVTENMVGHKLGEFAPTRTFRGHSGNKDKGSK; translated from the coding sequence ATGAGTCGTTCGCTTAAAAAAGGGCCCTTCATCGATTACAAGCTTGAGCAAAGAGTGCTTGAGATGAATGATGGCAAAAAGAAAGCTACTATTAAAACATGGTCGCGCAGATCGATGATATCACCTGATTTCGTTGGTAACACTTTCGCAGTACATAACGGGAATAAATTTATTCCGGTATACGTGACTGAGAATATGGTTGGACACAAACTCGGAGAATTTGCTCCCACCCGTACTTTCAGAGGGCATTCCGGTAACAAAGACAAAGGATCTAAATAA
- the rpsJ gene encoding 30S ribosomal protein S10, translating into MSQRIRIKLKSYDFNLVDKSAEKIVKTVKPTGAIVSGPIPLPTEKKIYTVLRSPHVNKKAREQFQLCSYKRLLDIYSSTAKTVDALMKLELPSGVEVEIKV; encoded by the coding sequence ATGAGCCAAAGAATCAGAATTAAATTAAAGTCTTACGATTTCAATCTCGTGGATAAATCTGCTGAGAAAATCGTAAAGACCGTGAAACCTACAGGTGCAATCGTCAGTGGTCCAATTCCACTGCCAACCGAAAAGAAAATTTACACGGTTCTTCGCTCCCCGCACGTTAACAAAAAGGCGCGCGAGCAGTTCCAGTTATGTTCTTACAAGCGTCTCCTGGACATCTACAGCTCAACAGCAAAAACAGTAGATGCCCTGATGAAACTTGAACTTCCCAGTGGAGTGGAAGTAGAAATCAAAGTTTAG
- the rplD gene encoding 50S ribosomal protein L4 — translation MEVSVYNISGKETGRKASLNDQVFGAVPNDHAIYLDVKQFLANKRQGTHKSKERNEVSGTTKKLKRQKGTGGARAGSMKSPVFVGGGRIFGPRPRDYSFSLNKKLKRLARISALSHKAKGNSIMVLEDFNFDQPRTKQMADLVKNLQVADKKPLLVLPQSNKNVYLSSRNLERSKVVTASDLNTYDIVHATNIIVTESSLPVIESTLLK, via the coding sequence ATGGAAGTATCAGTTTATAATATCTCAGGTAAGGAAACAGGACGCAAGGCGTCTTTGAATGACCAGGTCTTTGGAGCTGTTCCGAATGACCACGCCATCTATCTTGATGTGAAGCAATTCCTCGCGAATAAGCGTCAGGGAACGCATAAATCTAAGGAACGCAATGAAGTTTCAGGTACTACGAAGAAGCTGAAGCGTCAGAAAGGTACCGGTGGTGCTCGTGCCGGATCTATGAAAAGCCCGGTGTTCGTTGGTGGAGGTCGTATTTTCGGACCACGTCCCCGCGATTATTCCTTCTCTCTTAATAAGAAGCTGAAGCGTTTGGCGCGTATTTCTGCACTTTCTCATAAGGCAAAAGGAAATAGTATTATGGTGCTTGAAGATTTCAATTTTGACCAGCCACGAACTAAACAAATGGCTGATTTGGTAAAAAATCTGCAGGTAGCCGATAAAAAACCCTTATTGGTTCTCCCTCAATCGAATAAAAATGTATATTTGTCGTCCCGAAATTTGGAGCGCAGTAAAGTCGTAACAGCCAGTGATTTAAATACTTACGATATTGTACACGCCACAAACATCATTGTAACGGAGAGCTCGCTTCCGGTGATCGAAAGCACATTGCTCAAGTAA
- the rplP gene encoding 50S ribosomal protein L16, whose amino-acid sequence MLQPKKTKFRKQHMMVSSGSATRGTSLAFGTFGIKSLETCWITSRQIEAARVAVTRYMKREGQIWIRIFPDKPITRKPLEVRMGKGKGAPEYWVATVKPGTVIFEAEGVPMTIAKEALRLAAQKLPVTTRFVVRPDYQE is encoded by the coding sequence ATGTTACAGCCTAAAAAAACCAAGTTCCGGAAACAACATATGATGGTTTCGAGTGGCAGTGCCACCAGAGGTACCTCATTGGCCTTCGGAACTTTTGGAATAAAATCACTGGAGACGTGTTGGATTACATCCCGTCAGATAGAAGCAGCTCGTGTAGCGGTAACCCGTTACATGAAACGTGAAGGACAGATTTGGATCCGCATATTCCCTGACAAACCTATCACCAGAAAGCCTTTAGAGGTACGTATGGGTAAAGGTAAAGGAGCCCCCGAATATTGGGTAGCCACCGTGAAACCCGGAACCGTCATCTTCGAAGCAGAAGGTGTACCAATGACCATTGCTAAGGAAGCTTTGCGTCTCGCAGCTCAAAAATTGCCGGTAACGACACGATTCGTTGTGCGTCCGGATTATCAAGAATAA
- the rpsH gene encoding 30S ribosomal protein S8: MYTDPIADYLTRIRNAVKANHRVVEVPASNMKKEMTKILFDKGFISNYKFEDSDNKQGNIKIALKYNAVTKLPAISAIRRISKPGLRKYVKADRIPRVINGLGIAIVSTSHGLMTDKEARQMNVGGEVICFVY; encoded by the coding sequence ATGTATACCGATCCAATAGCAGATTACTTAACCCGTATCAGAAATGCGGTAAAAGCAAATCACCGTGTAGTGGAAGTACCTGCATCGAACATGAAAAAGGAGATGACAAAGATCCTTTTCGATAAAGGTTTTATTTCAAATTATAAGTTTGAAGATTCGGATAATAAACAAGGTAATATCAAAATTGCTTTGAAATATAACGCCGTTACTAAACTGCCCGCTATCTCAGCCATCCGCCGGATTTCAAAACCCGGTCTGCGTAAGTATGTGAAAGCTGATCGTATTCCAAGAGTTATTAATGGTCTTGGTATTGCGATTGTTTCTACTTCTCACGGCTTGATGACCGATAAAGAAGCTCGTCAGATGAATGTTGGTGGAGAAGTCATCTGTTTCGTTTATTAA
- the rplN gene encoding 50S ribosomal protein L14 → MIQQESRLIVADNSGAKEVLCIRVLGGTGKRYASLGDKIVVTVKNALPSGNVKKGTVSKAVVVRVNKEVRRDDGSYIRFDDNAVVLLNNQDELRGTRIFGPVARELREKQFMKIVSLAPEVL, encoded by the coding sequence ATGATACAGCAAGAGTCAAGGCTCATAGTAGCCGATAACAGCGGTGCCAAAGAGGTACTTTGCATTCGTGTGCTTGGAGGAACAGGCAAACGCTATGCTTCCCTGGGTGATAAAATTGTAGTGACCGTAAAAAATGCACTTCCTTCCGGTAACGTGAAGAAAGGTACGGTATCAAAAGCCGTAGTAGTGCGAGTGAATAAAGAAGTACGTCGTGATGACGGATCCTACATTCGCTTCGATGATAATGCGGTAGTGTTATTGAATAACCAGGATGAATTACGTGGCACCCGTATTTTCGGACCCGTAGCACGTGAATTGCGTGAAAAACAATTTATGAAAATTGTATCCTTAGCCCCGGAGGTGCTCTAA
- the rplB gene encoding 50S ribosomal protein L2, whose protein sequence is MGIKKIRPMTPGQRHLTRNDYSEITASEPEKSLIVSMKRSGGRNNTGKMTMRYMGGGHRKLYRIIDFKRDKFDIPAVVETIEYDPNRTSFIALVKYTDGEKRYIIAPNGIKVGQNIISGPTAAPEVGNAMTLKDVPLGTTVHNIELRPGQGAKIARSAGSYAQLAAREDRYAILKMPSGETRKVLVTCMATIGSVSNADHDKQSKGKAGRNRWIGIRPRVRGVAMNPVDHPMGGGEGRASGGHPRSRKGLIAKGYKTRKKSNPTNKYILERRKK, encoded by the coding sequence ATGGGTATTAAGAAAATACGTCCGATGACACCGGGTCAGCGCCACCTGACAAGGAACGACTATTCAGAGATTACAGCAAGTGAGCCTGAAAAGTCATTGATCGTTTCAATGAAGCGTAGTGGTGGTCGTAACAATACCGGTAAAATGACTATGCGCTATATGGGCGGTGGTCATCGTAAACTTTACCGTATCATAGATTTCAAGCGTGATAAATTCGATATCCCTGCAGTAGTAGAGACGATTGAATACGATCCAAACCGTACTTCTTTCATCGCTCTGGTAAAATATACCGATGGTGAGAAAAGATACATTATAGCGCCTAATGGAATTAAAGTAGGTCAGAACATTATTTCAGGACCAACTGCAGCACCGGAAGTAGGAAATGCAATGACATTGAAAGATGTGCCATTGGGTACAACTGTTCATAATATTGAATTGCGTCCGGGTCAGGGTGCAAAGATTGCCCGTAGCGCAGGATCATATGCGCAGCTGGCAGCTCGTGAAGACCGTTATGCGATTCTTAAAATGCCTTCAGGGGAAACCAGAAAAGTATTGGTGACCTGCATGGCAACCATAGGTTCAGTATCAAATGCTGATCACGATAAGCAAAGTAAAGGTAAAGCAGGAAGAAACCGTTGGATCGGTATTCGTCCAAGAGTACGCGGAGTAGCGATGAATCCTGTAGATCACCCGATGGGTGGTGGTGAAGGACGCGCCTCAGGTGGACATCCACGTTCACGTAAGGGCCTCATTGCAAAAGGTTATAAAACACGTAAAAAGAGCAATCCGACGAACAAGTACATTCTCGAACGTCGTAAGAAATAA
- the fusA gene encoding elongation factor G has product MSQEVKDLRFVRNIGIAAHIDAGKTTTTERILYYTGVNHKIGEVHDGAATMDWMVQEQERGITITSAATTAFWTYRKNNYKLNIIDTPGHVDFTVEVNRSLRVLDGLVFLFSSVDGVEPQSETNWRLANNYNVTRIGFVNKMDRAGADFLNVVRQVREVLGGNALPLQLPIGAEETFKGVVDLVNFRGIVWNEHDQGMTFQEVPIPADMLEEATEYRVKLLEACAEFDDKIMEKYFEDPASITESEILTALRQACVANKVVPMLCGSAFKNKGVQTMLDYVMELMPSPMDKNNITGTNPDTGEEVTRRPDVKEPFTALAFKIATDPFVGRLAYFRCYAGKLDAGSYVLNTRSGNKERISRLFQMHANKQNQIPSIEAGDIGAAVGFKDIKTGDTLCSEDHPIVLEAMNFPEPVIGLAIEPKTQADMDKLGVALGKLAEEDPTFRVKSDEDSGQTIISGMGELHLEIIVDRLRREFKVEVNKGAPQVNYKEAITGTYEHREVYKKQTGGRGKFADIKFFISPSDADFEPTDKNGGLQFVNEITGGNIPREFIPAVEKGFRAAMVNGVLAGYQMQTMKIRLIDGSYHNVDSDSLSFEICARTAFRESLPKAKPILLEPIMKLEVITPEQNMGDVVGDLNRRRGQMEGMDSRAGAQVVKAKVPLSEMFGYVTALRTITSGRASSTMEFSHFAEAPRAIAEEVIAKAKGKAAAEKV; this is encoded by the coding sequence ATGTCACAGGAAGTAAAAGATTTAAGATTTGTGCGAAATATCGGAATCGCAGCGCATATCGATGCCGGTAAAACGACAACGACAGAGCGTATTTTGTATTATACCGGTGTTAATCACAAAATAGGAGAGGTGCATGATGGTGCTGCTACCATGGATTGGATGGTGCAGGAGCAGGAGCGTGGTATAACAATTACTTCTGCTGCAACAACCGCTTTCTGGACATACAGAAAAAACAATTACAAACTGAATATCATTGATACTCCCGGTCACGTGGATTTCACTGTTGAGGTGAATCGTTCTTTACGTGTATTGGATGGTCTGGTGTTTCTTTTTTCTTCAGTAGATGGTGTGGAGCCTCAGTCGGAGACGAACTGGCGCCTCGCCAATAACTATAATGTGACCCGTATTGGTTTTGTGAATAAAATGGATCGTGCCGGTGCTGACTTCCTGAACGTAGTACGTCAGGTGCGTGAAGTATTAGGTGGTAACGCACTTCCCCTTCAGTTGCCGATTGGTGCGGAAGAGACTTTTAAAGGTGTGGTTGATCTGGTGAACTTCCGTGGAATTGTATGGAATGAGCACGATCAGGGTATGACCTTTCAAGAGGTGCCTATTCCTGCAGATATGCTCGAAGAAGCCACTGAATACCGTGTGAAATTGCTGGAGGCTTGTGCTGAATTTGATGATAAGATCATGGAGAAGTATTTCGAAGATCCGGCATCAATTACAGAATCGGAGATTTTAACAGCTTTGCGTCAGGCTTGCGTTGCAAATAAAGTGGTGCCGATGCTTTGTGGTTCCGCTTTCAAGAACAAAGGTGTTCAAACGATGTTGGATTATGTGATGGAATTAATGCCATCACCAATGGATAAGAATAATATTACAGGAACGAATCCTGATACCGGTGAAGAGGTAACACGTCGTCCGGATGTAAAGGAGCCTTTTACTGCGCTTGCATTTAAAATCGCTACCGATCCTTTCGTAGGACGTCTCGCTTATTTCCGTTGCTATGCAGGTAAACTGGATGCGGGTTCGTATGTACTGAATACACGTTCAGGAAATAAAGAGCGTATCTCCCGTTTGTTCCAGATGCATGCCAACAAGCAAAACCAGATCCCTTCTATTGAAGCGGGTGATATCGGTGCTGCAGTTGGATTTAAAGATATTAAGACCGGAGATACCCTCTGCTCAGAAGATCATCCTATCGTACTCGAAGCCATGAATTTCCCGGAGCCGGTAATCGGACTCGCCATCGAGCCTAAAACGCAGGCCGACATGGATAAATTGGGTGTTGCTTTAGGTAAATTGGCGGAAGAAGATCCAACGTTCAGAGTGAAATCGGATGAAGATAGCGGACAAACTATCATCAGTGGTATGGGTGAATTACACCTGGAGATCATTGTTGATCGTCTGCGTCGTGAGTTTAAAGTAGAAGTGAACAAGGGTGCTCCTCAGGTGAACTATAAAGAAGCAATCACAGGTACTTACGAGCACCGTGAAGTATATAAGAAGCAAACAGGTGGTCGCGGTAAGTTCGCCGATATCAAGTTTTTCATTTCTCCTTCCGATGCGGATTTTGAGCCAACAGATAAAAATGGCGGATTACAATTCGTGAATGAAATTACAGGTGGTAATATTCCACGTGAATTTATCCCTGCAGTGGAGAAAGGATTCAGAGCAGCTATGGTGAATGGTGTTCTTGCCGGTTATCAGATGCAAACGATGAAGATTCGTCTGATAGATGGTTCTTATCACAACGTTGACTCCGATTCGCTCTCCTTTGAGATTTGTGCCCGTACTGCATTCCGTGAGTCATTGCCAAAAGCAAAACCAATCCTCCTCGAACCCATCATGAAGCTGGAAGTGATTACACCAGAGCAGAACATGGGTGATGTTGTAGGTGACCTTAACCGTCGCCGTGGACAAATGGAAGGAATGGATTCCCGTGCAGGTGCTCAGGTCGTGAAAGCGAAGGTGCCACTTTCGGAAATGTTTGGTTATGTAACTGCGTTGCGTACTATTACTTCCGGACGTGCTTCTTCTACCATGGAATTCTCTCATTTTGCTGAAGCACCCCGTGCTATCGCTGAAGAAGTGATTGCAAAAGCAAAAGGTAAAGCAGCAGCTGAAAAAGTTTAA
- the rplW gene encoding 50S ribosomal protein L23, which translates to MEILKKPVVTEKMNRITEKQPRYGFIVDRKSNKLEIKKAVEAMYGVNVESVNTMIYRGKTKTRGTKTGFVSGQRPNIKKAIVTLKKGESIDFFSNI; encoded by the coding sequence ATGGAAATTCTGAAGAAGCCAGTAGTAACAGAAAAAATGAACCGGATTACCGAGAAACAACCTCGATACGGTTTCATTGTGGATAGAAAATCGAACAAGCTGGAGATAAAAAAGGCTGTTGAAGCGATGTATGGTGTTAACGTAGAATCTGTTAATACTATGATTTATCGTGGTAAAACCAAGACACGCGGAACCAAAACAGGATTCGTTAGCGGTCAGCGCCCTAATATCAAAAAGGCAATCGTTACCCTTAAGAAAGGTGAATCAATTGATTTCTTCAGTAATATCTAA
- the rplF gene encoding 50S ribosomal protein L6, whose translation MSRVGKNPINIPSGVQINVNGREVSVKGPKGTLTQDVDDGISVAIEGTQVVLSRATEQKRHRALHGLYRALINNMVVGVSTGFKVEQELVGVGYRATNQGNMLDMVLGYSHHVVFELPSEIKVATRQDKGQNPIITLESHDKQLLGQVAAKIRSLRTPEPYKGKGIKFVGEQLRRKAGKSASKK comes from the coding sequence ATGTCACGCGTAGGAAAAAACCCGATCAATATACCCAGTGGGGTGCAGATTAATGTAAATGGCCGTGAGGTTTCTGTTAAAGGACCTAAAGGCACACTTACTCAGGATGTAGATGATGGAATCAGTGTTGCCATAGAAGGAACTCAGGTAGTACTGAGCCGTGCAACTGAACAAAAGCGTCATCGTGCCCTGCATGGTTTGTACCGTGCCCTCATCAACAATATGGTGGTGGGAGTTTCAACCGGATTTAAAGTAGAGCAAGAACTGGTGGGTGTAGGTTACCGTGCCACGAACCAGGGAAATATGCTGGATATGGTGTTGGGGTATTCTCATCACGTGGTATTCGAATTGCCTTCTGAAATTAAAGTGGCTACCCGTCAGGATAAAGGACAGAATCCGATCATCACCCTCGAAAGTCACGATAAGCAATTGTTAGGTCAGGTGGCTGCTAAAATTCGCTCCCTGAGAACTCCTGAACCATACAAAGGAAAAGGAATCAAGTTTGTGGGTGAACAATTACGCAGAAAAGCCGGTAAGTCCGCTTCTAAGAAATAA